Within the Leisingera thetidis genome, the region TTCCGCCAAGGCGCTGCGCGGCGCCGGTCTGACGGTCAGGGATGTCTCCGAAGTGACCGGCTTTCCGGAAATGATGGACGGCCGGGTGAAGACCCTGCACCCGATGGTGCATGGCGGCTTGCTGGCGCTGCGCGACAACGAAACCCATGTCGCCGCGATGAACGAGCACGGGATCGGCGCCATCGACCTGCTGGTCGTGAACCTCTACCCGTTCGAAGCCGCCCTGGCGCGCGGTGCGGGCTACGATGAGATGATCGAGAACATCGACATCGGCGGCCCGGCGATGATCCGGGCGGCCTCCAAAAATCACCTGTTTGTGAACGTGGTGACCGACGTTCAGGACTATGAGGCACTGCTGGCAGAGCTCGACAAGAACGACGGCCAGACCTCTTACGCGTTCCGCCAACGGCTGGCCCAGACCGCCTATGCCCGCACTGCGGCTTATGATGCGGCGGTCTCAAACTGGATGGCCTCGGCGCTGGAAGAGAAAACTCCGCGCCGCCGTGCCTTTGCCGGCGAGCTGAAACAGACTCTGCGCTATGGCGAGAACAGCCACCAGGAAGCGGCCTTCTACACTGATGGCTCGAACCGTCCCGGCGTGGCCACGGCGGTGCAGCTGCAGGGCAAGGAACTGTCCTACAACAACATCAACGATACCGACGCGGCTTATGAGCTGGTGGCGGAGTTTGACCCGGCCGAAAGCGCCGCCGTCGCGATCATCAAGCACGCCAACCCCTGCGGTGTGGCCAAGGGCGCGACCCTGGCCGAGGCCTATCAGAAGGCCTTCGACTGCGATCGCACCTCGGCCTTTGGCGGCATCGTGGCGCTGAATCAGCCGCTGGACGCAGACACCGCGAAGAAGATCGTGGAGATTTTTACCGAGGTGGTGATCGCGCCCGGCGCGTCGGAAGAGGCGAAGGCGATCTTTGCTGCCAAGAAGAACCTGCGCCTGCTGCTGACCGACGGCCTGCCCGATCCGCGTCAGCCCATCACCGCTTACAAGCAGGTGGCCGGCGGGATGCTGGTTCAGGACAAGGACGTGGGTTACGTCGGCATGGATGACCTGAAGGTGGTGACAGAGAAGGCACCCTCTGATGCTCAGATGCAGGATCTGCTGTTTGCCTGGAAGGTCGCCAAGCATGTGAAGTCCAACGCCATCGTCTACGTCAAGGACAAGGCAACCGTTGGCGTTGGCGCCGGCCAGATGAGCCGCCTGGACAGCGCCAATGTTGCCGCCGCCAAGGCCGGCCGCATGGCAGTCGAGCTGGACTTGGCAGAAAGCCTCGCCAAAGGCTGCGCGGTGGCGTCCGATGCCTTCTTCCCCTTCGCCGACGGGCTGCTGGAAGCTGCGGCTGCGGGCGGTGCCTGTGTGATCCAGCCGGGCGGCTCGATGCGCGATGATGAGGTGATCAAGGCGGCCAACGACAAGGGGCTGGCGATGGTCTTTACCGGCATGCGCCACTTCCGCCACTAAGCAGGGCACGACAAGACATGGCAGCACGTTGGATGATCTGGGGGGCAGCCCTCTCTTTCCTGGCGGATCAGGCCAGCAAATACCTGGTGATCCACTCGATGGGGCTGGACCAGCGCCACCGGATTGACGTGCTGCCGCCGTTTCTGAACTTCCGCTACGGTGAGAACACCGGCATCAACTTTGGACTGTTCGGCGGCGGCGACGAGGCCGCGCGCTGGATTCTGATCGGCTTGTCGGTGGTAATCTGCGCGGCGCTGATGGTGTGGATCGGCCGCGCGCAGAAAGGGTCGCGCGGCATGCAGCTGTCCGCCGGACTGGTGATCGGCGGCGCACTAGGCAATGTCGCGGACCGGCTGCTTTACGGGTACGTGCTGGATTTCCTCAATACTTCCTGCTGCGGAATCCAGAATCCGTTTGTGTTCAATGTTGCAGATATCTTCATCTTTGGCGGCGCAGCCGGGCTGATCTTCTTTGACGGGCGGCGCAAAAAGCCTGCGTAGACCTCGCTGGGCAATTGCGTTAAAAGCGCTGAGAAACAGGCAGGAGTTTGGGCTGATGCGGATCCCGTTCGGAGTGATTGTTCTGGCAGGCGCGCTGGCGGCAACCGGCTGCGGGCAAAAGGGGTTGCGCCTCATCCAGAAGCCCGGCACTGGTCCGGATGAATTTCTGGTGCTTCCGACCAAACCGCTGGCCGCACCGGAAAACTACGGCAGCCTGCCGACGCCCACTCCCGGAGGCGGCAATCTGACCGATCCTAATCCGCAGGCTGAAGCCGTAGCCGCTCTTGGCGGCAAGCCCGGCGCGTTGGTGCCCTCTGGTGGTGTACCCGCCGGCGATGCAGCCCTGGTCACGGCATCCAGCCGCTACGGCGTTGAGCCGGGCGTGCGCGAAACCGTTGCGCAAGAAGACGCAAATTTCCGCCACCGAAACCGCCGGGTTGGCCGGATCAAGCTGTTCCCGGTCGACCGCTACGAGCAGCTTTACAGGAAGCAGACACTGGATCCGCACGCCGCCAACGAGCAGTTCCGCCGGACGGGGGTTGCCACCCCCTCTGCACCGCCAGCGGAAAGTTTCTGATCCTCACTTTTCTGCCAGCCAGTCTTGCAAGACGCCAGCAGCAGCGTAGGTTGACAGCAGTCTTTCCGCAGGCCACGGGCGGCGACTTGTGGATGCTATAGGCAAAAGAGCAGTAAACGCACCGTCCTGGGCAAGGGCATTGGTGCAGAAATTGGAGGATGCCAGATGGTCCTGAGGATCACATTGGCCGCCGCAGCGCTGAGTGCTGCCCTGACCGCGCCTGTACGGGCCGAAAATGAGGCAGTGACCGCGTACACCTTGGACAATGGCATGGATGTAGTGGTGATCGAGGATCATCGCGCACCCGTCGTGCAGCAGATGGTCTGGTACCGGGCCGGCTCTGCCGATGAACCGCCGGGCCAGTCCGGGGTGGCGCATTTCCTGGAGCATCTTCTGTTCAAGGGCACGGACAAGCTTGCCCCGGGCGAGTTGTCCGCGACAGTGCGCGCCAATGGCGGCCAGGACAACGCCTTCACCAGCTATGACTACACGGCTTATTTCCAGCGGGTTGCCGCCGACCGTCTGGAGCTGATGATGCAGATGGAAAGCGACCGGATGACCAATCTCCGCCTTAGCGAGGAGGATATCGTCACCGAGCGTGAGGTGATCCTGGAAGAGCGCAACCAGCGCACTGACAACGATCCGGTCTCGCTGTTCCGCGAGCAGTTGCAGGCGGTGCAATATCTCAATCACCGCTACGGCCAGCCGGTGATCGGCTGGCGGCATGAGATGGAAAGCCTCGATATGGAGGACGCGCTGTCCTTCTACCAAACCTATTACGCGCCCAATAACGCGATTCTGGTCGTGTCCGGCGATGTGCAGCCGCAGGAGGTGAAGGCGCTGGCGGATGAATACTATGGCGTGATCCCGGCCAACCCGGAGCTGCCGGAACGCTTCCGAAGCCAGGAGCCGCCGCAGACCGCCGAGCGGCGCCTGACCTTCAAGGACCCGCGTGTTGCGCAGCCTTACGTGCAGCGCTCCTACCTGGCGCCCGAGCGCGACAGCGGCGCCCAGCAGAAAGCTGCAGCCTTGTACCTGCTGGCGGAGCTTCTGGGCGGCGGCAATACCTCGTACCTGGCCAATGCGCTGCAATTCGACCAGCAGGTGGCGGTTTATACCGGCGCCTTCTATTCGGGCAGCACGCTGGACGACACTTCCTTTACCTTCCTGATTGTCCCGGCTGAGGGCATCGGCATGGAACAGGCCGAAGCGGCATTGGACGCCACCATCGCCCGTTTCCTGGAGGAGGGCGTGGACGAGGCCCAGCTGGAGCGGATCAAACTGCAGCTGCGCGCGGCGGAGATCTATGACCGCGACAACGTGAACGGCACCGCCAACCGCTATGGCCAGGCGCTCAGTATCGGACTGACGGTCAAGGACGTTCAGGACTGGCCCAAGATCCTGCAATCGGTCACGGCCGATGAGATCATTGCCGCTGCCAATGAGGTTCTGCGCCCGGAAACCTCGGTCACCGGCTGGATGGTGCGCGACCAGGAGGTAACACAATGACCCTGCTGAAATACTTCGCTGCGGCACTGGCGGCCTGTTTCCTGGCGCTGCCTGCCTGGGCCGGGATCAAGATTGAGGAGGTCACTTCTCCCGGCGGCATCACCGCCTGGCTGGTGGAAGACCACGCGATTCCCTTCTCTGCGCTGGAACTGCGCTTTCGCGGCGGCACTTCACTGGATGCACCGGGCAAGCGCGGCGGGGTCTACATGATGACCGGCCTGCTGGAGGAAGGATCCGGCGATTTGCGGGCCCAGGACTATGCCAGGGCGCTGGAGTCGCTGGCGGCGGAATTCACCTATGATGCAGACAAGGATTCGGTTTCGATATCCGCCCGCTTTCTGACCGAGAACCGCGAGGAGGCCGTGGCGCTGCTGCGCCAGACCCTGTTTGAGCCGCGCTTTGACCAGGATGCACTGGACCGGGTGCGGGCGCAGGTGCTTGCGGGCTTGCGCTCCGATGCCAAGAACCCGAACAAGATCGCAGGCGAAGCCTTTTCCAGAATGGCCTTTGGCAGCCACCCCTATGGCAGCGATGGCAAGGGCACAATTGAGACTGTCTCCGCGCTCAGCCGCCAGGATATCTTCGATGCCTATGAGGCGCTTTTTGCCCGTGACAGGCTGTATGTCAGTGCCGTTGGCGACATCACCGCCGAAGAGCTTGGCATGCTGGTGGACGACCTGCTGGGGGCACTGCCCGCTGAGGGCACGCCGATTCCCGGCCCGGCCGAGGTGGCCATCGAGGGCGGCATCACCGTTGTGGATTTCGACACGCCTCAGTCGGTGGCTCTGTTCGGCCAGAAAGGCATCAAGCGCGAGGATCCGGATTTCTTCACGGCCTATGTCATGAACCAGATCCTGGGCGGCGGCTCCTTTGAGACCCGGCTGATGACAGAGGTGCGGGAAAAGCGCGGCCTGACCTACGGGGTCTATTCCTATCTGGTGCCGCGCGATCTGGCGGCGGTCTACATGGGGTCGGTGGCCTCTGCCAATGGCAAGATGGCCGAGGCGGTGCAGGTGATCCGCAATGAATGGCGCCGCATGGCGGAGGAGGGCGTGACGGAACAGGAACTGCGCGACGCCCAGACCTATCTGACCGGTGCCTATCCGCTGCGCTTTGACGGCAACAGCCGCATTGCCTCGATCCTGGCGGGGATGCAGATGGACAACCTTCCGGTCAGCTATGTGGAAACCCGCAACGACCGCATCAACGCCGTCACTTTGGAAGACGTGAAGCGGTTTGCGGCAGAGTTC harbors:
- the purH gene encoding bifunctional phosphoribosylaminoimidazolecarboxamide formyltransferase/IMP cyclohydrolase gives rise to the protein MTDLHPVRRALLSVSDKTGLIELGKALDARGVELLSTGGSAKALRGAGLTVRDVSEVTGFPEMMDGRVKTLHPMVHGGLLALRDNETHVAAMNEHGIGAIDLLVVNLYPFEAALARGAGYDEMIENIDIGGPAMIRAASKNHLFVNVVTDVQDYEALLAELDKNDGQTSYAFRQRLAQTAYARTAAYDAAVSNWMASALEEKTPRRRAFAGELKQTLRYGENSHQEAAFYTDGSNRPGVATAVQLQGKELSYNNINDTDAAYELVAEFDPAESAAVAIIKHANPCGVAKGATLAEAYQKAFDCDRTSAFGGIVALNQPLDADTAKKIVEIFTEVVIAPGASEEAKAIFAAKKNLRLLLTDGLPDPRQPITAYKQVAGGMLVQDKDVGYVGMDDLKVVTEKAPSDAQMQDLLFAWKVAKHVKSNAIVYVKDKATVGVGAGQMSRLDSANVAAAKAGRMAVELDLAESLAKGCAVASDAFFPFADGLLEAAAAGGACVIQPGGSMRDDEVIKAANDKGLAMVFTGMRHFRH
- the lspA gene encoding signal peptidase II, with translation MAARWMIWGAALSFLADQASKYLVIHSMGLDQRHRIDVLPPFLNFRYGENTGINFGLFGGGDEAARWILIGLSVVICAALMVWIGRAQKGSRGMQLSAGLVIGGALGNVADRLLYGYVLDFLNTSCCGIQNPFVFNVADIFIFGGAAGLIFFDGRRKKPA
- a CDS encoding DUF3035 domain-containing protein, with amino-acid sequence MRIPFGVIVLAGALAATGCGQKGLRLIQKPGTGPDEFLVLPTKPLAAPENYGSLPTPTPGGGNLTDPNPQAEAVAALGGKPGALVPSGGVPAGDAALVTASSRYGVEPGVRETVAQEDANFRHRNRRVGRIKLFPVDRYEQLYRKQTLDPHAANEQFRRTGVATPSAPPAESF
- a CDS encoding M16 family metallopeptidase yields the protein MVLRITLAAAALSAALTAPVRAENEAVTAYTLDNGMDVVVIEDHRAPVVQQMVWYRAGSADEPPGQSGVAHFLEHLLFKGTDKLAPGELSATVRANGGQDNAFTSYDYTAYFQRVAADRLELMMQMESDRMTNLRLSEEDIVTEREVILEERNQRTDNDPVSLFREQLQAVQYLNHRYGQPVIGWRHEMESLDMEDALSFYQTYYAPNNAILVVSGDVQPQEVKALADEYYGVIPANPELPERFRSQEPPQTAERRLTFKDPRVAQPYVQRSYLAPERDSGAQQKAAALYLLAELLGGGNTSYLANALQFDQQVAVYTGAFYSGSTLDDTSFTFLIVPAEGIGMEQAEAALDATIARFLEEGVDEAQLERIKLQLRAAEIYDRDNVNGTANRYGQALSIGLTVKDVQDWPKILQSVTADEIIAAANEVLRPETSVTGWMVRDQEVTQ
- a CDS encoding M16 family metallopeptidase; protein product: MTLLKYFAAALAACFLALPAWAGIKIEEVTSPGGITAWLVEDHAIPFSALELRFRGGTSLDAPGKRGGVYMMTGLLEEGSGDLRAQDYARALESLAAEFTYDADKDSVSISARFLTENREEAVALLRQTLFEPRFDQDALDRVRAQVLAGLRSDAKNPNKIAGEAFSRMAFGSHPYGSDGKGTIETVSALSRQDIFDAYEALFARDRLYVSAVGDITAEELGMLVDDLLGALPAEGTPIPGPAEVAIEGGITVVDFDTPQSVALFGQKGIKREDPDFFTAYVMNQILGGGSFETRLMTEVREKRGLTYGVYSYLVPRDLAAVYMGSVASANGKMAEAVQVIRNEWRRMAEEGVTEQELRDAQTYLTGAYPLRFDGNSRIASILAGMQMDNLPVSYVETRNDRINAVTLEDVKRFAAEFLDPDGLHFTIAGRPEGLETTN